The genomic DNA caaaatgaccaaagctttaaacaaatgaccaaaaccaacaagtttggtgaccaaaatgtggtatgtgggtgaagttggagttcccatacctattaagccttagaaagtcaataatttgacttgaatagtgcgatGAATAGtaaccgaaacacaaaattttgagaacgtcgaatttaacacgttagagctagctaaatgtgaagttaagtttattttggatttattttaagttttagtactgaaacattggaaaatttcgtgtttcagtggaaaaaataCCGGACAGAaccaggagtcgagtcaaggccaacagcgactcgtttgaggtttgtgcacaacatatacttttataatcatcttttgcataatgttttgaataatgtgaaatattggattatagcattttatgatgtttgatttaaattgtgaaagttattgtgtatatttgaaatggcaatgtttagcaaattgataAGATAAGATTTTAAACCACAgattcatgaccatatatttgaaaacCTCACAAGCACGAATATTGGGGGTAATAAGTTACGGATTTTGATTCCTTCTATagagaagtgttaaggtgtgcggtagaagaggatgtgaatggatatccatatatttgagctagctagccttgtgatatgatttctctttagcctctggctattgagattctatttgtttcgaatggcgtgatctaactgtgggttttatgaaatgtgttttgatactttgaaatgaacttggtttacgtgtaaaatcttacaatgcatgattgtattaaattttcatgtttagccaaatttttgaatgaatgtgctttaagttttgcataaagattattttagtatattgtgcaccagagtcctagtactcgtgatagctttattctttgtcgcagatctgagagactagaggaagcgtgatgaggcttgaggtgtgtgaagtcatcagcttaaagccttaggtataatttataccctaactgtaaatacttcttttgatgtatatattgcacataaatgtatggacatgtaaaaatgggtcttgagcagcttgtacacaaatttgtatgaagtttgtaataaagtttagtttgtgtttcttttgatataaatttgtaaggttgtgtataaattattttgtttttaatgaaatatgaatgatattgattgacagtattttgagaattattgaacttgtgaattttgagaaattgattgagtttgattgtgaaatcgaagtagtggttgagaaaaacttttagaagtgctttttacaggtattcgaagaacggttttctcaaaatacagaggaaactctgtcaaaaattttataaaatttgcggaaaactaaaatggccaaaaatattaattagttttaatttcaactaaatgttttaaattcttattagaaatgctcaccacttgtcaaaaataagaaaattgttttaaaatcccttgtaggatacttaatgagttatcggtaggtgaagtgcggtagttcattaggtattctacgggatcatgttatgccttacagaggggtaaggtgtgacatccttGATCCTACAAGTCTATGAAAGGTAATTGAGGATAACTTTCCAGAATGTATGAAAGATGCAGAGAAGGCTAATCTaaaggagagagccttgagtACGATTTTCATGAGCATAACTGATAATGTCCTACACGAGATTGCTGGTGAAAGCTCAGCATCTGCggcatggaagaaattagaggagttgTACTCCGCCAAATCATTGATCAACCGCCTGTATCTGAAGAAAAGGCTTTACAATCTGAGAATGAGTGAAGGTACGCCCATTAAAGAACATCTGaatgaattcaattcaatcattatggacctgAAGAATTTTGATATTAagattgatagtgaggatcagACCCTTATtatgttatgttctttgccaccctcctatAAAACTTTTGTTGATACTATGTTGTATGAGAAAAACAGTATTTCACTAgacgatgttagtaattctctaaaatcgaaggagttgaaaaagaaatttccagATAATAGAAAAAGATTTGAGGGGGAAAGTTTAGTAAGCAGaggaagaacacattcaagggagggttcttccagcatgaagaaatctaaggccaaatctaagtcaagaatgaaaaaggcaAACTGTTTTGAATGCGGGGAGCAAGGTCACTACAGGAGAAACTGTcctaagttgaaaaataaaaagagaaagcaaccagaaagttttgcgaatgtggttgatagttttatCGATTTTTATGGTGATGACAGTGCTGGAGAAATTTTATCCgtgagttcagatcatggacaaaattcctggattcttgatactggtgctacttataacatgtgttAGAACTATGGAGTGTTGGCATTTTTGaggactaaagaggaacctgatttctcttgggacacttgactctcatggattcagatatcatgcagagaatggagttctcaaagtgtgcaagggctcATGGTACTTATGAAGAGCAGTTTGGTTTCAGGATTATATTTTCTTCAGGGCAATACAGTTTCAAGGGAAACTACAGTAGCATTGGaagcaataatcagaatcagactcaattgtggcatatgtgtcttggtcatatgagtgaaagaaaACACTCATGGGCTAGACACCACATCTAACCCAAAACCTTAAGGCTGTGAGTCTATGGATCATTTCCACATATATGTCTCTTACTCATCCCATCTTTTTCCGATGTGAGAATTCCACACTTGTACATTTCCAACAAAAGCCAATATCTATTTTCAGTTTTTCACTTCTATCACCTGCATACTAGACGGATCATAGTTGATTTGATTGCTCAATAAATATTCCTTTCTCTGCATAACCCTTGCCAAAGCATCAAACAGATTTTTCTAACATGATTCTAGGCAGCTCTCCCACAGACGAGATTTGTTGTCGGCAGGGCTCGTATATCCTTATCTGTTCCTCTGTAATCTGTAGTAGTTGTTGTTAGCTGGCAACTTCGTGGGGTGGTGGAGACGGTAGTATAAGAACTTTCATAACCAAAACAGTATCAATCTAAGTTACAAGACTAAGCATAAGCGAAATTAGCACGAAACATAAAATACaacaataatttttatagtagAAACAATGTCAAGCCAAGTTACAAGGCCAAGCCAAATTGCAATGAATATTTATTAGAAAGGTAAAACATCACAGAAATTTTCATGACAAGACGAAAACAATGCCAATACAAAATAATGTGAGGCCAAGTTACAATTATGAATaatatgagatttttttttctactaagagaaagagagaggagagtttAGCTTAAAATCTTAATCAAGATGAAAAATGAAATCTACTGTGTAAATGTTGCATGTCACATGATTATGTTTTAGATGAGAAACGTTGTTGCATTAGCGAGGATTGTTTGAGCCTTTTCTTGAATCAGCTTCCACAACTCACTTACATGCCTTTCTTCAGTTAATGTGGATCCAATCGCGCAGCGTAAAAAATAAACTCCGCCTGCCACTCCATGAGTCATGAAGGCACGTCCGCTCTCATTCACAGCAAACAATAGCTGCCTGTTCAATTTAGAGCCATCGATTCCATTCTTAGGTTTTAGCCTGAAGCAAACTAAGGCAAACCTCCTTGGCACCACTATCTCGAACCTTTTGTCATTTCCCACCAGTGACTCAAACCACTTTGCCAACTTAACATCGCTGCGTATGTGGTACATAAGGTTACTCAATCCATGTCTACGGATCACAACCCAAAGTTTCAAGGCCCTGAATCGCTTGCTCAATGCAATTTGCCAGTCTTTGTAGTCCACTACGTTATTTGATTCGGTAGCAGCATTCCTCAAGTATTCTGCATCACTAGTTAATGAATCGATTAATGAATGGGGCTGCTTAACCCACAAACAACAACAATCCATGTTAGTAAGTAACCATTTATGTGGGTTCATGCTAATTGAATCTGCAAGTTCTACACCATTTAAATAATGCCTGAACTCGGGGCAAATGCAAGCGCTCCCTGCATAAGCTGCATCAATGTGGAGCCATATGTTGTATTTTTTCGCAATTTCCCCTAATTCTTTTATAGGATCAACTGCTCCACAGGCAGTAGTTCCCACAGTGGCACAGAGAAACAAAGGAATAAACCCAGATTTGATATCATTTTCGATGGCTTCCTGCAGGGTTTGAGGTGATAAGGAAAAACCAGATGAAAATGAGGTAGAGAGGGAGCGGATGTTGGAGGATGGGATACCAACTAATTTGGTTCCCTTATGGAGAGTGGCATGTGTTTGATCAGAGGCATAGACCACCAACTTTGTGATTTTATCCCATCCCATTCTTTTCAAGACCTTGTCTCTTGCTGCAGCCAGAGTGCACACTATAGCTTCACAAGTGCTTCCATGCAAGACGCCACCTCCATTGCCAGAGAAAAGAAATGAGGATGGAAGATTCAGTAATTTTCCCATCCAATCCATGACAAGGGATTCCAGCTCGGTTGCGGCTGGAGATGAAATCCAACTGAATCCAACAATATTCAAGCCTGAGCAAAGCATCTCTCCGACAAATCCAGCATTACTGGCATTAGCTTGGAAGTAGGCAAAGAAATTAGGGCTTTGCCAGTGAGTAAGGCCTGGTAAAATGCTATCGGAAACGTCTTTCAGGATATCTTCCAATGATTCAGGACAACATGGTGCTGATTGAGGCAACTTGGCTGAGAGGTATCCAGGCTGAACCTCGCTTCGAACTGGGTATTTTTCTATGTTGTTGTAATAGTCAGAAATGAAATCGACCACCATTTTCGACTCATTTTTTAAGGTATTGGAGTCCAAGGGGGAGAAGGTGTTTGCAGAAAGACTACCCATATTAGAAAGATAAGCAAGTAGGAGACTTGTGGTGAAAGTGCTGCTCAAGAGTTTTTTGTTGCATGCCTAGCATTTCCTTCAGCAAGAGGTGTTATTTATAGCAAATAAAATGTGACGGGACAAAGTTGATTTGCAAAATGTGACGGGACAAAGTTAGTTGACAAATTTGAAAACACTACTTCATCCAGACAAGCtaatgctaaaaaaaaaaaaaaaacgatttTCTCCTGTGTTATAAAAAAGTTATCCCGTGTTGACGTAATTTTTCTCATTCAAAAAGTTATCCCGTGTTGACCTAATTTTTCTCATTCAAATTTtatctattataaatttaaaatataaaatatataaaatttacttattaaacatataaattttatataattatatctcAAATTCATAAACCagttaatttaaattggacaaaaATTTATCGTTGATACAAATAAAATGATTAAGGAATGGTGCATTTTCATGATAGAGAGAGGTTACCCACCTACTTACTCCTTTTCTCCTTCTTGTTCACatcggttattattattattattatttatcgtTTATTCCTTTGAtgagttctctctctctctctatatatatatatatgttacacATGCATTTCATGGATTAAATGCCACATATGTAGTATGTATATGAAGCCAAGGAATGGATAGTTCATATAAGAAACATATATTATATTCAATTAATAACATTAATCATATATAAGATCAATGAATGCTTTTaatgtttttaattttattaattttttaatattaaaataataataagtatCAACATATATAATCTACATGCTATCAAATGTTTGTATTTatgttattataaaaattttaattataaaattttaattttaattatcagtAAAATTTGTATAGAGATCAAATTTACGCCACTGATCTAACCACTTGTTGATTGAAAGATTTTCTGATCTTTTAAAAAGTTAACACCATTGCTCTCATAttttgataatataaaataatttattaaataaaaaattagtatttctgtcacgacccaacctatgagccggaccggcactaggacctgggccaacctaaagcctCCGAGACTCGTAGTacgcctaactattcctcaatccaactctaagtcccatttgggcccaatttcaagaattcaactgaacagagttcggccataaaatggacctttcaatggggagtttttgacttacctgacctgtaaacacaatatataatcaattggggagctcagctcaccctccacatactcaatgtaacaatgaaaaaaaaaaaaaggatgggacttggtGTGTGATagtggatttccactgtcactgccatttttttttaaaaaaaaaaaaaaaaaaaaaagagggtcaAAAATCAGGAAGAGGACCCCCCCCCCaatttctcttctctcctctcctctcctcccctctcttcttcttctttccttctccggtgaccggccggcgaccttCCAAGCGGCTCCCCACCCAGCCGGCGACCCTCCAGCGACGGCCagaaccaccagaaacggcggcaagagagggagaagagagagaaaatgcgcacacagtgggcagcggctttctgGTGAGATTCCGGCtccatccgacgtccgatcgaggcgattcaggtggcgttggaaagcttgttccgagagctttcttttgataccaattttgcagcaaatggaggtcggatgagtgagatatgaaggagagaagtttcgggtttttcaagctttttcgtcagatctaggacgatccgaccgttggatcgacgatccgagaccacatatggactgaggaagagggaagaaacatgatggtataatcagatccggcaaatgtcgtcggcggccggccaccgtgcgcggtggttccggcggtggctcctgtgggctttggagatgattcaacttccagatgcttccacataaatttttgaaagtttTGAGACACAAATAAACTTCAGGTaagactattttcattatttctctatctgtggagcataaatacagtgtttcttaaacaggaaaaattagtgaaaaattctaagaaaaatatatgatgaaagtaaaattatttggagatattctatggtgtttgttgaatttttgagtgattgtagaatatttttgaaaaatatagatggattttagttagatttttagcatatgggcatataagattatttgaaattaagatatttaaattttatatgattggttgaagcttgaagatggaggtttaaatatgtgaatattgaattgggttgaattaagagtATGTTAGCTGTTGAAAagttatggaattgagtaatattcttgaataaaatattcgtggtagcttggaAAATTATAatcccttttgcattagcttagtaatattactaaggaccgcggggcaaaattttagaatttttagagctcatttaggtagtttttgtaaaagggctaattatagggattaaaacgtaatttttcaagtttatgactattgtctgatttggagggcccaggaggggccatgtgatgttgatgagatgtgattgtggaaattgagaatttagaagtgttatttgaatctttttgcaggttgggtaggtcccaggtataggggaaactctgccggattttcggcatgaattaggctatctgttgcctctttagagttttattttgacttagtactaaaaaatttataatttaattattaggtgatcgagatcagctatttttctgcatcccgcagccacaatagtcatcgatgtactgtgagtaaaatattaattttaattgtaatttcactgttattatatgttcaagcatacccatgcatcacttatatgtatatatctatatagttgtaacaccccaaaattttaaatttatgagcatttttggtattttaattttatttaaattttaggaatttttttgagatttttcggattttaaaaatcgggttcgattttccgaaaatataaactttgatgatttttagccgaccccaaatttttgggataaaggcttagttgagttgagttgtataaactttgatgatttttaaaaattaatttaaagaccacgtggcaaaactaaaaatatattttgagtctacgtatttttctgagttttatggaattttttcggaatttttggacctcgttttcggtcccgaggcagagtaaaaattcaaaattttgtatttcgaatcgaaccgaccgaatcaaaccggaccggatcggaccggtcgaatcggaccggtcttcttctctttttcttcctcccgttcGCGTTTCTtcctccttctctcttcctcgcgttttctctctcctccccaccccgGTAGCCCGGCCCGACCACCTTGACCCCCGGTGGCCGCGCCAGCCCTCCCGGCCAGTGGCGCGCTAAACGGAAAAAGCGGCGAACGCCCCTGCGCGCGCGTCGATTCAGCTTCCCTGatcaaatccggccgatccggccaccaattggaccgggtcttgtgtctaaaatcatctactcggcgagagctttccatagacaccaagaacgacgaaatccatcgagcggtttgtccgatttttgctcgggaagtttttagcccattttgacttttgggctagatttctcgaaaaccgtgaatcccacgagaaaactcaggctaccagcacgctccattcgtcgagagcttcgcaacgacataaattttgaatttttctgacaccgtttttcggtgggtcccacggaacttcgtagtgtttttccg from Hevea brasiliensis isolate MT/VB/25A 57/8 unplaced genomic scaffold, ASM3005281v1 Scaf5, whole genome shotgun sequence includes the following:
- the LOC110642708 gene encoding phenylacetaldehyde synthase produces the protein MGSLSANTFSPLDSNTLKNESKMVVDFISDYYNNIEKYPVRSEVQPGYLSAKLPQSAPCCPESLEDILKDVSDSILPGLTHWQSPNFFAYFQANASNAGFVGEMLCSGLNIVGFSWISSPAATELESLVMDWMGKLLNLPSSFLFSGNGGGVLHGSTCEAIVCTLAAARDKVLKRMGWDKITKLVVYASDQTHATLHKGTKLVGIPSSNIRSLSTSFSSGFSLSPQTLQEAIENDIKSGFIPLFLCATVGTTACGAVDPIKELGEIAKKYNIWLHIDAAYAGSACICPEFRHYLNGVELADSISMNPHKWLLTNMDCCCLWVKQPHSLIDSLTSDAEYLRNAATESNNVVDYKDWQIALSKRFRALKLWVVIRRHGLSNLMYHIRSDVKLAKWFESLVGNDKRFEIVVPRRFALVCFRLKPKNGIDGSKLNRQLLFAVNESGRAFMTHGVAGGVYFLRCAIGSTLTEERHVSELWKLIQEKAQTILANATTFLI